The Vigna unguiculata cultivar IT97K-499-35 chromosome 6, ASM411807v1, whole genome shotgun sequence genome contains a region encoding:
- the LOC114189178 gene encoding nuclear transcription factor Y subunit C-2-like encodes MDEKKRDEGAKEGRGKSKVESDTKTDPPASPLALTIGPSAPSSSTQSQKKEPLEKQLSNFWAKQRQEVEEPSELRNHHSLPLARIKRIMKADEDVRMVSAEAPVLLAKACEMFIMELTMRAWSNVEENKRKTLSKNDIAAAMTKSDIYDFLIDIVPREDTRGSQVFPGVPGATPFPQTLSQIMPNYPVPPHQHAAAGSQSDAAAAQTMLMGMPLLDPTHPQQLQPPTFPSPMMPPNPEEENSPSPDSDDD; translated from the coding sequence ATGGATGAGAAGAAGCGTGATGAAGGAGCAAAAGAAGGACGCGGCAAGAGCAAAGTTGAATCTGACACCAAGACGGATCCTCCAGCCAGTCCTCTGGCTCTGACCATTGGTCCCTCAGCACCTTCCTCTAGCACACAGTCACAAAAAAAGGAACCATTGGAGAAGCAACTGAGCAACTTCTGGGCAAAACAGCGTCAGGAAGTTGAGGAGCCGAGTGAGTTGAGGAATCATCACAGTTTGCCATTGGCTAGGATCAAGAGGATAATGAAGGCTGATGAGGATGTGAGAATGGTATCAGCTGAGGCTCCTGTGCTGTTGGCCAAGGCCTGTGAGATGTTCATCATGGAGCTCACAATGAGGGCATGGTCTAATGTTGAGGAGAACAAAAGGAAAACATTAAGTAAGAATGACATTGCAGCTGCAATGACAAAGTCTGATATCTATGATTTTCTTATTGACATTGTCCCCAGGGAAGACACTAGGGGTTCTCAAGTGTTTCCAGGTGTACCAGGAGCAACACCCTTTCCTCAGACTCTGTCTCAGATTATGCCTAACTATCCTGTGCCACCTCATCAACATGCTGCTGCAGGCTCACAATCTGATGCTGCTGCTGCTCAAACAATGCTCATGGGAATGCCCCTTCTTGATCCAACTCATCCTCAGCAGCTGCAACCCCCTACTTTTCCATCTCCAATGATGCCACCCAACCCTGAAGAAGAGAACAGCCCTTCTCCTGATTCTGATGATGACTGA